One window of Campylobacter avium LMG 24591 genomic DNA carries:
- the rplD gene encoding 50S ribosomal protein L4 — MSKAIILDDKFEKKGDLELPARYTEINPHNLYLYVKSYLASLRSNTAHTKNRSEVSGGGKKPWRQKGRGGARAGSTRTNVWVGGGVAFGPKNNRNYFQKVNKKQKRLALERALEDKANAGMLFTVPSLIVESGKTKDANAIVKKLGLKDVLIVKDVVDEKTFLAYRNLANCYLVDITEVNAYLVSVFKSVIIEQNALQSIIKED; from the coding sequence ATGAGTAAGGCTATTATTTTAGATGATAAATTTGAAAAAAAGGGCGATTTAGAATTACCTGCTAGATATACAGAGATAAACCCTCATAATCTTTATCTTTATGTAAAATCATACCTTGCTTCTTTGAGGTCAAACACAGCTCATACAAAAAATAGAAGCGAAGTAAGCGGTGGTGGTAAAAAGCCTTGGAGACAAAAAGGAAGAGGCGGTGCAAGAGCTGGTTCTACTAGAACGAATGTTTGGGTAGGCGGTGGTGTTGCCTTTGGACCTAAAAACAACAGAAACTATTTTCAAAAAGTAAATAAAAAGCAAAAAAGACTAGCTCTAGAAAGAGCCTTAGAAGACAAGGCAAATGCGGGCATGCTTTTTACTGTGCCATCTTTGATAGTAGAAAGCGGTAAAACAAAGGACGCAAATGCTATCGTTAAAAAACTTGGCTTAAAAGATGTTTTGATAGTAAAAGATGTTGTAGATGAAAAGACCTTTCTTGCTTATAGAAATTTAGCAAATTGCTATTTAGTAGATATAACAGAGGTAAATGCTTACTTAGTATCTGTATTTAAGTCTGTTATCATAGAGCAAAACGCTTTGCAATCCATCATAAAAGAGGACTAA
- the rplX gene encoding 50S ribosomal protein L24: MKVKIKKNDTVKIIAGDDKGKTGKVLAVFPKKNQVLVEGCKLAKKAVKPSEKFQNGGFINKEMPIHISNVAKV, encoded by the coding sequence ATGAAAGTAAAGATTAAGAAAAACGATACGGTAAAAATCATAGCAGGCGATGACAAGGGTAAAACAGGCAAGGTTTTAGCCGTTTTTCCTAAGAAAAATCAAGTTTTAGTTGAGGGTTGTAAATTAGCTAAGAAAGCTGTAAAACCTAGTGAAAAATTCCAAAATGGTGGCTTTATAAATAAAGAAATGCCTATTCATATTTCAAATGTGGCTAAGGTTTAG
- the rpsS gene encoding 30S ribosomal protein S19 — protein MARSLKKGPFVDVHVMKKVIAAKEANDNKPIKTWSRRSTIIPDMIGLTFNVHNGKSFIPVYVTENHIGYKLGEFAPTRTFKGHKGSVQKKIGK, from the coding sequence ATGGCTAGGTCTTTAAAAAAGGGTCCTTTCGTAGATGTGCATGTTATGAAAAAGGTCATTGCTGCTAAAGAAGCTAATGATAACAAGCCTATAAAGACTTGGTCAAGACGCAGCACGATAATTCCTGACATGATAGGACTTACATTTAATGTTCATAATGGCAAGAGTTTTATACCTGTGTATGTAACAGAAAATCACATAGGCTATAAGCTTGGCGAATTTGCACCAACTAGAACCTTCAAAGGACACAAGGGTTCAGTGCAAAAGAAGATAGGTAAGTAA
- a CDS encoding type Z 30S ribosomal protein S14, which produces MAKKSMIAKAARKAKFSVRAYTRCQICGRPHSVYRDFGICRVCLRKMANEGLIPGLKKASW; this is translated from the coding sequence ATGGCTAAAAAATCAATGATAGCAAAAGCAGCACGAAAGGCTAAATTTTCAGTCCGTGCTTATACTAGATGTCAAATTTGTGGGAGACCGCATTCAGTTTATAGAGACTTTGGAATTTGCAGGGTTTGCTTAAGAAAAATGGCAAATGAAGGCTTGATACCAGGTCTTAAAAAAGCAAGTTGGTAA
- the rplP gene encoding 50S ribosomal protein L16: MLMPKKTKYRKMMKGRNRGYACRGTEFTFGDYALKATEAGRINSRQIEAARIALTRFVKRQGKTWIRVFPDKPLTKKPLQTRMGKGKAAVEEWVMNIKPGRIIYEMAGVSEEMAKEALTLAMHKLPFKTKFVTRESQNEIY; the protein is encoded by the coding sequence ATGTTAATGCCAAAAAAGACAAAATATAGAAAGATGATGAAAGGTAGAAACAGAGGTTATGCCTGCAGAGGCACTGAATTTACCTTTGGAGATTATGCTTTAAAAGCTACTGAGGCTGGACGCATCAACTCAAGGCAAATCGAAGCTGCTCGTATTGCTTTAACTCGTTTTGTAAAAAGACAGGGCAAAACTTGGATTAGAGTTTTTCCTGATAAACCACTTACTAAAAAACCTCTACAAACTCGTATGGGTAAGGGTAAGGCAGCGGTTGAAGAATGGGTTATGAATATAAAGCCGGGTCGCATTATATATGAAATGGCCGGCGTTAGTGAAGAAATGGCTAAAGAAGCACTTACTTTGGCTATGCATAAACTTCCTTTTAAAACAAAGTTTGTTACAAGAGAGAGTCAAAATGAAATATACTGA
- a CDS encoding YceI family protein, whose protein sequence is MNLFSFKKGFLYFCVFIFINMNLFALDIDKSKSKVAFKASKLVFVGVDGEFKDYEGNVSILNDEIVALNGNVFVNSVESGDKTRDEHIRGEVLFDSKKYPIISFKMSKYEALSSANGISKGKIYGLMNAHGVSKDIVFDSTVKKTEEGYILTLNSTVDVKKDFNMQS, encoded by the coding sequence ATGAATTTGTTTTCATTTAAAAAGGGTTTTTTGTATTTTTGTGTTTTTATTTTTATAAACATGAATTTGTTTGCTTTGGATATAGATAAATCTAAATCAAAAGTCGCATTCAAAGCTAGTAAGCTAGTTTTTGTGGGAGTTGATGGCGAATTTAAAGACTACGAGGGCAATGTAAGTATACTAAATGATGAAATAGTAGCTTTAAATGGCAATGTTTTTGTGAATTCTGTTGAATCTGGCGATAAGACAAGAGACGAGCATATACGAGGCGAAGTACTTTTTGATAGCAAAAAATATCCTATCATAAGCTTTAAAATGAGCAAATATGAGGCTTTAAGCAGTGCGAATGGAATTTCAAAGGGCAAAATTTATGGGCTAATGAATGCGCACGGCGTATCTAAAGATATTGTATTTGATAGCACAGTTAAAAAGACGGAAGAAGGCTATATTTTGACTCTTAATTCAACTGTAGATGTGAAAAAAGACTTCAATATGCAATCTTAA
- a CDS encoding 50S ribosomal protein L23: MADITDIKTILYTEKSLNLQENGVVVIQTSPKMTKNSLKAVLKEYFGVVPLKINSLKIQGKVKRFRGHLGQRNDYKKFYVKLPEGVSLESAEA, from the coding sequence ATGGCAGATATAACCGATATAAAAACTATACTTTACACTGAAAAAAGTTTGAATTTACAAGAAAATGGCGTGGTAGTTATACAAACTTCGCCTAAGATGACTAAAAATTCATTAAAAGCTGTTTTAAAAGAATACTTTGGCGTAGTTCCCTTAAAGATAAATTCTTTAAAAATTCAAGGCAAGGTAAAAAGATTTAGAGGTCACTTAGGACAAAGAAATGACTATAAGAAATTTTATGTAAAGCTACCAGAAGGCGTTAGCTTAGAAAGTGCGGAGGCTTAA
- a CDS encoding MarR family winged helix-turn-helix transcriptional regulator: MAKFILLDKNTVGVMIDALASRGLLERKQNPKNRRENIISTTKKGKELVDKLEPMFLKAQREVFSFLKDKDYEIFCSYMQDVMTNIFLKERE, from the coding sequence ATTGCTAAATTTATTTTGCTTGATAAAAACACTGTAGGAGTTATGATAGATGCCTTAGCTAGTAGAGGATTATTAGAAAGAAAACAAAATCCTAAAAATCGTAGAGAAAATATTATAAGCACAACTAAAAAGGGCAAAGAATTAGTCGATAAACTTGAGCCTATGTTTTTAAAGGCGCAAAGAGAGGTTTTTAGCTTTCTAAAAGACAAAGATTATGAGATTTTTTGTTCGTATATGCAAGATGTTATGACAAATATTTTTTTAAAGGAGAGAGAATGA
- the rpsH gene encoding 30S ribosomal protein S8: protein MINDVISDSLTRIRNASMRRLENTKLLHSKVIEALVKIFQNKGYIESFNVIEEDKKKFISVVLKYDENGASVINEIKRVSKPGRRVYRGKEEIKRFKNGYGTIVVSTSKGVLANDEAYKAGVGGEVLCTIW from the coding sequence ATGATAAATGATGTAATTTCTGATTCTTTAACTCGTATAAGAAATGCTAGCATGCGTAGGCTTGAAAATACAAAGCTACTTCATTCAAAGGTTATAGAAGCCTTGGTTAAAATTTTTCAAAACAAAGGCTACATAGAAAGCTTTAATGTAATAGAAGAAGATAAAAAGAAATTTATCTCAGTTGTTCTTAAATATGATGAAAACGGAGCTAGTGTTATAAACGAAATCAAACGCGTTTCAAAGCCGGGTCGCCGTGTTTACAGAGGAAAAGAAGAAATCAAGAGATTTAAAAACGGTTATGGAACCATAGTAGTTAGCACAAGCAAGGGTGTATTGGCCAACGATGAAGCTTACAAAGCCGGAGTTGGTGGCGAAGTGCTGTGCACTATTTGGTAA
- the rplV gene encoding 50S ribosomal protein L22, translating into MSRALIKYIRLSPTKARLIAREIQGMNAELALATLKFTPNRGARYIANAISSAVANGGFEANEVVVSSCRIDAGAVLKRFRPRARGSASRIRKPTAHILVEVSKEVKKEDKKDVKDEKKAKTTTKKVAKKKEE; encoded by the coding sequence ATGAGTAGAGCTTTGATTAAATACATAAGATTATCTCCTACAAAAGCAAGATTAATAGCAAGGGAAATTCAAGGCATGAATGCAGAGCTAGCCCTAGCTACCTTAAAATTCACACCAAACAGAGGTGCAAGATATATAGCAAATGCTATCTCAAGTGCGGTTGCAAATGGTGGCTTTGAGGCAAATGAAGTTGTAGTTAGCTCTTGTAGGATAGATGCTGGTGCTGTTTTAAAAAGATTTAGACCAAGAGCAAGAGGTAGCGCAAGTCGCATTAGAAAGCCTACAGCTCACATCTTAGTAGAGGTATCAAAAGAAGTAAAAAAAGAAGATAAAAAGGATGTAAAAGATGAAAAAAAAGCAAAAACTACTACTAAAAAAGTAGCGAAAAAGAAGGAAGAGTAG
- a CDS encoding autotransporter outer membrane beta-barrel domain-containing protein gives MKKILLLLTFSFSLSLALQSEWNGYIEENSANLNNGENTTIILKRNPNIQLNRGNNFGLGYKTNFTYSTQSGTSKLILQKDPSTPSSAQGTDMAYYIEGNILVNERSHLVMNLDSKKGQGLFRLEGGTITANASTIDINNVNTIVINAIKSGGIVVQNGGTLNINNVDILTNQSNANNTASIRNDNSTLYINANVYSYNKQSSLSTPGTNGGYFLQNGGQTTITGSFYNAGFYNLSPQDRGRQDSLVEINGGTFTVNGNFENGRNNTYAYSDYYGIGKLIATQGALITIGGNFLSDAQGDNFSTSTSYRSTVDLNDANLVVKGKFDAYRSDIFLTNSAKIYTTDFNLNSSASISFIGSDLGFGYVNASNQATFDGTVGFKLTGAVLKNENMSYLFLESENVSGIQEGDVTVYSSTGAPLSGYTSKIVKIGDKYFLVFGEANDVGNPNYPQADATPPGGHVPGYGQEGGGSGGGETGGDSGSGGGNQGGSGGNSGSDDNQGNDKPINPNTPPSSDPIYNAIYEALDGSLIENDDVISAATDTVKKQLDSMKVEQKTYQGSVMHHNMLGRIAHSHRAKYALNTRQRYATLASDFTRIPYFQKQEDSDNFYVNALAGYSHYKNSNSLDYGVNLGYDKEIQDSLFAGFYASISKRHQKGDSMSLDGYNYSAGLYSRTHLPYSLEFDLLGYYSNSQNEYERSFAGMTGTNKAKYEAHNIGTQARLGYRAEFINGHSLKPYFGFFATYYYMPAYKEDGLVLPVSKELNTFTSLYGALGLEYRKQNDDGGSFFVALEAVRGGAVFGKKAYELSMGDQKIRYENEAEFFGNLFAGANLALSKNLDLSATLMTQAYDNGFFSVNGSLGLRLVF, from the coding sequence ATGAAAAAGATTTTACTTTTATTAACATTTTCTTTCTCTTTATCTCTTGCCTTACAATCTGAGTGGAATGGCTATATAGAAGAAAATAGCGCGAATTTAAATAATGGTGAGAATACGACTATTATATTAAAGCGAAACCCCAATATACAACTTAACAGGGGCAATAACTTCGGACTAGGATATAAAACAAATTTTACATACTCTACGCAGTCTGGCACCTCAAAACTCATACTACAAAAAGACCCAAGCACTCCTAGTTCTGCTCAGGGAACAGATATGGCTTACTATATAGAGGGCAATATCTTAGTAAATGAAAGAAGCCATTTAGTTATGAATTTAGATAGCAAAAAAGGGCAAGGTTTATTTAGATTAGAAGGCGGAACTATAACAGCAAATGCTTCGACCATAGATATTAATAATGTAAATACTATAGTTATAAATGCTATCAAATCTGGTGGTATAGTAGTTCAAAACGGAGGCACTTTAAATATAAATAATGTAGATATTTTAACCAATCAATCAAATGCGAATAATACAGCAAGCATACGAAATGATAACTCCACGCTATACATAAATGCCAATGTATATAGTTATAATAAGCAGTCTTCACTAAGCACCCCCGGAACAAATGGTGGATATTTTCTTCAAAACGGTGGTCAAACTACCATAACAGGTTCTTTTTACAATGCTGGTTTTTACAATCTCTCTCCTCAAGATAGAGGCAGACAAGATTCCTTAGTAGAAATAAACGGCGGAACTTTTACTGTAAATGGCAACTTTGAAAATGGTAGAAATAACACCTATGCCTATAGTGATTATTACGGAATTGGCAAATTAATAGCCACTCAAGGTGCCCTAATAACAATTGGTGGAAATTTTCTAAGCGATGCACAAGGAGATAACTTTAGCACTTCGACAAGCTATCGCTCAACCGTTGATTTAAATGACGCAAATTTAGTGGTAAAAGGCAAATTTGACGCTTATAGAAGTGATATCTTTCTAACAAATTCGGCTAAAATTTACACTACAGATTTTAATCTAAATTCTAGCGCTAGCATAAGTTTCATAGGCTCTGATTTAGGTTTTGGTTACGTAAATGCCTCAAATCAGGCTACATTTGATGGCACGGTTGGTTTTAAACTAACAGGAGCTGTACTTAAAAATGAAAATATGTCTTATCTTTTCTTAGAAAGTGAGAATGTTAGCGGCATACAAGAAGGCGATGTAACTGTGTATAGCTCTACCGGTGCACCTCTTTCTGGCTACACTTCAAAGATAGTTAAGATAGGTGATAAGTACTTTTTAGTATTTGGCGAGGCAAATGATGTGGGAAATCCTAACTACCCTCAAGCAGACGCAACGCCTCCGGGAGGTCATGTTCCGGGTTATGGACAAGAAGGCGGTGGCTCGGGTGGTGGCGAAACAGGAGGAGACTCGGGCTCGGGTGGTGGCAACCAAGGCGGCTCTGGCGGAAATTCAGGTAGTGATGATAATCAAGGCAATGATAAACCAATAAATCCAAATACCCCGCCAAGCTCTGACCCTATATACAATGCTATTTATGAAGCCTTAGACGGCTCTCTTATAGAAAATGACGATGTCATAAGTGCTGCTACTGATACTGTCAAAAAACAGCTTGATAGTATGAAAGTAGAGCAAAAAACTTATCAAGGCTCTGTAATGCATCACAACATGCTAGGCCGCATAGCCCACAGCCATAGAGCTAAATACGCTCTTAACACAAGGCAAAGGTATGCAACCTTAGCAAGTGATTTCACTAGAATACCTTATTTTCAAAAGCAAGAAGATAGTGATAATTTCTATGTTAATGCCCTAGCTGGATACTCGCATTATAAAAATAGCAACTCGCTTGATTATGGTGTGAATTTGGGCTATGATAAGGAGATACAAGATAGCCTCTTTGCTGGTTTTTATGCTTCTATAAGCAAAAGACATCAAAAGGGTGATAGCATGAGCCTTGATGGGTATAATTATAGTGCGGGTTTATATTCACGAACTCATTTGCCGTATTCTCTTGAATTTGATCTTTTGGGCTATTACTCAAATTCTCAAAATGAGTATGAAAGAAGCTTTGCAGGAATGACAGGCACAAATAAAGCTAAGTATGAGGCTCACAACATAGGAACACAAGCAAGACTTGGCTATAGGGCTGAGTTTATAAACGGACATAGCTTAAAGCCTTATTTTGGCTTTTTTGCGACTTATTATTATATGCCAGCTTATAAAGAAGATGGCTTGGTTTTACCGGTAAGCAAAGAGTTAAACACCTTTACTAGCTTATATGGTGCCTTAGGGCTTGAGTATAGAAAGCAAAATGATGATGGAGGCTCTTTTTTCGTGGCCTTAGAAGCTGTTAGAGGCGGGGCTGTTTTTGGCAAGAAAGCTTATGAGCTAAGTATGGGAGATCAAAAGATAAGATATGAAAATGAGGCTGAGTTTTTTGGAAATCTTTTTGCAGGAGCGAATTTAGCACTTAGTAAAAATCTTGATCTAAGTGCCACTCTTATGACTCAAGCTTATGATAATGGCTTTTTTTCTGTAAATGGCTCTCTTGGACTTAGGCTTGTGTTTTAA
- the rpsQ gene encoding 30S ribosomal protein S17 — protein sequence MAFKREIQGIVVQKSGDKTVSVLVERKVVHPRYRKIVKRFKKYLIHDEKNQAKVGDTVVALECRPLSKRKAFRLKTILATGVE from the coding sequence ATGGCATTTAAAAGAGAAATTCAAGGCATTGTTGTCCAAAAAAGTGGTGATAAAACAGTAAGTGTATTGGTAGAAAGAAAAGTAGTTCACCCTAGATATAGAAAAATAGTAAAAAGATTTAAAAAATACCTCATCCATGATGAGAAAAATCAAGCAAAGGTAGGAGATACAGTCGTAGCACTTGAGTGTAGACCATTATCAAAAAGAAAAGCCTTTCGCTTAAAGACTATATTAGCAACAGGAGTTGAGTAA
- the rplE gene encoding 50S ribosomal protein L5, with protein MRLKEKYSNTIKEALAKEFDIKNPMLIPAIEKIVISVGAGELAKDQKILQNIADTISLIAGQKAVITKAKKSVAGFKVREGFPVGVMVTLRKNNMFAFLDKLISIALPRVKDFRGLPRDGFDGRGNYNFGLDEQLMFPEVEYDKILRTHGMNISVVTSARNDKEAQKLLELFGMPFAKGK; from the coding sequence ATGAGATTAAAAGAAAAATACTCTAATACTATTAAAGAAGCTTTAGCAAAGGAATTTGATATTAAAAATCCTATGCTTATACCTGCCATTGAAAAAATAGTTATTAGCGTTGGGGCAGGAGAATTAGCAAAGGATCAAAAGATACTTCAAAATATAGCTGATACTATCTCCTTAATAGCCGGACAAAAGGCTGTAATCACCAAGGCTAAAAAATCAGTTGCAGGCTTTAAGGTAAGAGAAGGCTTCCCTGTGGGCGTTATGGTAACTCTAAGAAAGAATAATATGTTCGCCTTTCTTGACAAGCTAATTAGCATAGCCTTGCCTAGGGTTAAGGACTTTAGAGGTTTGCCAAGGGATGGATTTGATGGCAGAGGAAATTATAATTTCGGACTTGATGAACAGCTTATGTTTCCAGAGGTTGAATACGATAAAATTCTAAGAACTCACGGTATGAATATCTCTGTAGTTACAAGTGCAAGAAACGATAAAGAGGCTCAAAAATTACTAGAACTTTTTGGTATGCCTTTTGCAAAAGGAAAATAA
- the rplB gene encoding 50S ribosomal protein L2, which yields MAIKTYKPYTPSRRYITGLSSEDITAKPSVRSLLIKLPTHSGRNNNGRITSRHKEGGAKKLYRIIDFKRRKFGIEGKIEAIEYDPYRNCRIALVSYKDGEKRYILQPKGLKVGDVIAAAESGLDIKPGNAMKLKNIPVGTVVHNIELKPGKGGQMIRSAGAYAQLMGKEEKYVILRLASGEMRQVLAECMASIGEVGNEDWANVTIGKAGRNRHRGIRPQTRGSAMNPVDHPHGGGEGKKNSGRHPVTPWGKPTKGAKTRRKKASDKLIISRRKGK from the coding sequence ATGGCGATAAAAACTTACAAACCATATACACCAAGTAGGAGATATATAACAGGTTTAAGCTCAGAAGACATCACAGCAAAACCTTCGGTTCGCTCCCTGCTTATAAAACTTCCTACCCATTCAGGTAGAAACAATAACGGAAGAATTACAAGCAGACATAAAGAAGGCGGTGCTAAAAAGCTATATAGAATAATAGACTTTAAAAGACGCAAATTTGGCATAGAAGGTAAGATAGAAGCTATAGAGTATGACCCATACAGAAACTGCCGCATAGCCTTAGTTTCTTACAAAGACGGAGAAAAAAGATATATCTTACAGCCTAAGGGACTTAAGGTGGGCGATGTGATAGCTGCTGCTGAAAGCGGGCTTGATATAAAGCCTGGCAATGCTATGAAGCTTAAAAATATACCTGTTGGAACCGTGGTTCATAACATAGAATTAAAACCAGGCAAAGGTGGCCAAATGATCCGCTCAGCCGGAGCTTATGCTCAGCTTATGGGTAAGGAAGAAAAATATGTTATTTTAAGACTAGCCAGCGGTGAGATGAGACAGGTTTTAGCTGAGTGCATGGCTAGCATAGGCGAGGTTGGAAATGAAGACTGGGCTAATGTTACCATAGGAAAGGCTGGTAGAAACCGCCACAGAGGAATTCGCCCTCAAACAAGAGGTTCTGCGATGAACCCTGTTGATCACCCTCACGGTGGTGGTGAAGGAAAGAAAAATTCAGGTCGCCATCCGGTTACTCCTTGGGGTAAACCAACCAAAGGTGCTAAAACTAGACGCAAAAAAGCTAGTGATAAACTAATAATTTCAAGAAGAAAGGGAAAATAA
- the rpsC gene encoding 30S ribosomal protein S3, with protein sequence MGQKVNPIGLRLGINRNWESRWFPTKANLVENIGEDYKIRAFLKRKLYYAGISQILVERTAKKLRVTVVAARPGIIIGKKGSDVDNLKKELQNVIKKEININIKEERKAGASAQLAAESVATQLEKRVSFRRAMKKVIQNAQKAGAKGIKVSVSGRLGGAEMARTEWYLEGRVPLHTLRAKIDYGFAEARTTYGNIGVKVWIFKGEVLQKGMQVEKTEEENTPAKKTRRSRGKGGK encoded by the coding sequence ATGGGACAAAAAGTAAATCCAATTGGCTTAAGACTAGGTATAAATAGAAATTGGGAATCAAGATGGTTTCCTACTAAAGCAAATTTGGTAGAAAATATAGGCGAGGATTATAAAATAAGAGCCTTTTTAAAAAGAAAGCTTTACTATGCCGGTATATCTCAAATTCTAGTAGAAAGAACAGCTAAAAAACTAAGAGTTACAGTTGTTGCTGCTAGACCGGGTATCATCATAGGTAAAAAAGGCTCAGATGTAGATAATCTTAAAAAAGAACTACAAAATGTCATAAAAAAAGAGATTAATATCAATATAAAAGAAGAAAGAAAAGCCGGTGCCTCAGCCCAACTCGCCGCAGAAAGCGTAGCTACTCAACTTGAAAAAAGAGTCTCTTTTAGAAGAGCGATGAAAAAGGTTATACAAAATGCACAAAAAGCCGGTGCAAAAGGTATAAAGGTATCTGTTTCTGGTCGTTTAGGCGGTGCTGAAATGGCAAGGACAGAATGGTATTTAGAAGGTCGTGTGCCTTTACATACCTTAAGAGCAAAGATTGATTATGGTTTTGCTGAAGCTAGAACTACTTATGGAAATATAGGCGTTAAGGTCTGGATTTTTAAAGGTGAAGTTCTACAAAAAGGCATGCAAGTAGAAAAAACTGAAGAAGAGAATACTCCTGCTAAAAAAACTAGAAGAAGCAGAGGAAAGGGTGGTAAATAA
- the rpsJ gene encoding 30S ribosomal protein S10, protein MERIRLKLKAYDHRVLDRTVAAIVEAVKRTGADIRGPVPLPTKIKRYTVLRSPHINKDSREQFEMRIHARMLDIVAATPDTVDSLTKLDLAPEVNVEVRAMGK, encoded by the coding sequence ATGGAAAGAATAAGGCTTAAGCTTAAAGCTTATGACCACAGAGTTTTAGACCGCACAGTTGCAGCCATAGTAGAAGCTGTCAAAAGAACAGGTGCAGATATAAGAGGTCCGGTGCCTTTACCTACAAAGATAAAAAGATACACAGTTTTAAGGTCTCCTCATATCAACAAGGATTCAAGAGAGCAATTTGAAATGAGAATTCACGCTCGCATGCTTGATATAGTAGCAGCAACTCCTGATACTGTTGATTCTTTAACCAAGCTTGACTTAGCCCCAGAGGTTAATGTAGAAGTTAGAGCTATGGGAAAATAG
- the rplC gene encoding 50S ribosomal protein L3, protein MEYIVEKIGMSRTISNPSTAVTLLRVLPAKVCDLKENGKALVAYSSGKNKNKCVQGQQKKYNLSPEFNKFASILVKNTEVGDLDESPLSEAKILKVSFNSKGRGYSGVIKRHGFSGGPASHGSRFHRRHGSIGNREWPGRVQPGMKMAGHYGNVKITVKNEVLSYDSESKILVLKGCVAGHNGALGKIRIAK, encoded by the coding sequence ATGGAATATATAGTAGAAAAGATAGGAATGAGCAGAACTATTAGCAATCCTAGCACCGCAGTAACCTTACTTAGAGTTTTGCCTGCTAAGGTTTGCGATTTAAAGGAAAATGGCAAGGCTTTGGTTGCTTATTCTAGCGGAAAAAATAAAAATAAATGCGTACAAGGACAGCAAAAAAAATACAATCTATCTCCTGAATTTAACAAATTCGCTAGTATCCTTGTAAAAAACACTGAAGTGGGCGATTTGGATGAAAGCCCTTTAAGTGAGGCTAAAATTTTAAAAGTTTCTTTCAACTCAAAAGGTAGAGGATATAGCGGTGTTATTAAAAGACACGGCTTTTCAGGTGGTCCTGCAAGTCATGGTTCGCGTTTTCACAGACGCCACGGCTCTATCGGTAACAGAGAATGGCCAGGTAGGGTTCAACCAGGTATGAAAATGGCTGGACATTATGGAAATGTAAAAATAACAGTTAAAAACGAGGTTCTAAGCTATGATAGCGAGAGCAAAATTTTAGTTTTAAAAGGTTGTGTTGCTGGTCATAATGGAGCCTTAGGTAAGATAAGGATTGCAAAATGA
- the rpmC gene encoding 50S ribosomal protein L29 translates to MKYTEFKDKSAQELKDLLKEKKLLLFTLKQKLRTMQLTNNQEIRQVKKDIARISTAINAKIQG, encoded by the coding sequence ATGAAATATACTGAATTTAAAGATAAAAGTGCGCAAGAATTAAAAGATTTGTTGAAAGAAAAGAAGTTGCTTTTGTTTACACTAAAACAGAAGTTAAGAACCATGCAGCTTACCAATAATCAAGAAATAAGACAGGTAAAAAAAGATATTGCTAGAATAAGCACTGCAATAAATGCGAAAATACAAGGATAA
- the rplN gene encoding 50S ribosomal protein L14 yields MIQSFTRLAVADNSGAKELMCIKVLGGSKRRYATIGDVIVASVKKALPNGKVKKGQVVKAVVVRTKKEIHRENGSLIRFDENAAVILDNKREPIGTRIFGPVGREVRYANFMKIVSLAPEVL; encoded by the coding sequence ATGATACAAAGTTTTACAAGGCTTGCAGTTGCTGATAACAGCGGTGCAAAAGAACTTATGTGTATAAAGGTTTTAGGCGGTAGCAAAAGAAGATACGCTACCATAGGTGATGTGATAGTAGCGTCCGTTAAAAAGGCTTTACCAAATGGCAAGGTTAAAAAAGGTCAAGTTGTAAAGGCTGTTGTAGTTAGAACGAAAAAAGAAATTCACAGAGAAAATGGCTCTTTAATACGCTTTGATGAAAACGCAGCTGTTATACTTGATAATAAAAGAGAGCCTATTGGAACTCGTATCTTTGGTCCTGTGGGTCGTGAAGTAAGATATGCAAATTTCATGAAAATAGTTTCACTTGCTCCGGAGGTTTTATAA